A stretch of the Pogona vitticeps strain Pit_001003342236 chromosome 8, PviZW2.1, whole genome shotgun sequence genome encodes the following:
- the SLC20A1 gene encoding sodium-dependent phosphate transporter 1, with amino-acid sequence MDTILTAVTTVSTVATTVGSEASGPLVAFLWMLILGFIIAFILAFSVGANDVANSFGTAVGSGVVTLRQACILASIFETVGSVLLGAKVSETIRKGLIDVEMYNSTQELLMAGSISAMFGSAVWQLVASFLKLPISGTHCIVGATIGFSLVAKGQEGVKWSELLKVVLSWFISPLLSGIMSAVLFFLVRMFILSRADPVPNGLRALPLFYASTIGINLFSIMYSGAPMLGFDKLPLWGIFLISVGSAVACALIVWFFVCPRMKKKIEKEIKSSPSESPLMKKKGSLKEPDEIKATVENRVDEEDERSPSERSCVHSLKGPVEERAVSFNLGDLEEIPEHGKLVRVEVKETNLDGGAMQLPNGSLVHFNHAVSNQMGSSGHYHTVHKDSGLYKELLHKLHLAKMGDCMGDSGDKPLRRNNSYTSYTMAICGMPLDSFRPREAEPRGAGGEETEKLTCPAAESKKRVRMDSYTSYCNAVADAHPADVDLRKAEMGVGNRKGSSGSLEEWHDQDKPEVSLLFQFLQILTACFGSFAHGGNDVSNAIGPLVALYLVYETGDVSSKVATPLWLLLYGGIGICIGLWVWGRRVIQTMGKDLTPITPSSGFSIELASALTVVIASNVGLPISTTHCKVGSVVSVGWLRSKKAVDWRLFRNIFMAWFVTVPISGLISAAIMALFKYPILGV; translated from the exons ATGGATACAATTCTGACAGCTGTGACAACTGTTTCAACAGTCGCCACTACGGTGGGTAGCGAAGCCTCAGGCCCCTTGGTGGCTTTCCTTTGGATGCTAATATTGGGGTTCATCATTGCCTTCATCCTGGCCTTCTCCGTGGGAGCCAACGACGTTGCAAACTCCTTTGGCACTGCTGTCGGCTCTGGGGTGGTGACCCTCCGGCAGGCCTGCATCCTGGCATCGATTTTTGAGACGGTGGGCTCAGTTCTCCTGGGTGCCAAAGTGAGTGAAACTATCCGGAAGGGACTGATTGATGTGGAAATGTACAACTCCACCCAGGAGCTGCTCATGGCTGGTTCCATCAGTGCCATGTTTG GCTCAGCTGTGTGGCAACTGGTGGCCTCATTTTTGAAGCTTCCGATTTCTGGTACACATTGTATAGTCGGGGCAACAATTGGTTTCTCGTTGGTTGCCAAAGGGCAGGAAGGAGTCAAGTGGTCTGAGCTACTTAAAGTtg TGTTGTCCTGGTTcatctctcctctcctttctggCATCATGTCTGCAGTTCTGTTTTTCCTAGTCCGCATGTTCATTCTTTCTAGG GCCGATCCTGTTCCTAATGGATTGCGTGCTTTGCCTCTCTTTTATGCCTCCACTATCGGCATCAATCTTTTCTccatcatgtacagtggtgcgcCTA TGCTGGGCTTTGACAAGCTCCCCCTCTGGGGTATCTTCCTCATTTCGGTGGGGAGTGCGGTTGCCTGCGCTCTCATCGTCTGGTTCTTTGTCTGTCCgagaatgaagaagaaaattgAAA aAGAGATCAAGTCAAGTCCCTCTGAGAGCCCCTTAATGAAGAAAAAGGGAAGTCTCAAGGAGCCAGATGAAATTAAAGCTACAGTGGAGAATCGGGTGGATGAGGAGGATGAAAGAAGCCCCAGTGAGAGGTCTTGTGTGCATTCCCTGAAGGGGCCTGTGGAGGAGAGGGCCGTCTCCTTCAACCTGGGAGACTTAGAAGAGATTCCCGAGCATGGCAAGCTGGTGAGAGTGGAGGTGAAGGAGACCAACCTTGATGGTG GGGCCATGCAGCTTCCCAATGGCAGCCTGGTTCACTTTAACCATGCCGTCAGCAACCAGATGGGCTCCAGTGGGCACTACCACACCGTCCACAAGGATTCGGGCCTCTACAAGGAGCTCCTCCATAAGCTGCACCTGGCCAAAATGGGCGACTGCATGGGCGACTCGGGGGACAAGCCCCTCCGGCGGAACAACAGCTACACCTCTTACACCATGGCCATCTGTGGAATGCCCTTGGATTCCTTCCGCCCAAGGGAAGCAGAGCCGAGGGGTGCTGGTGGGGAGGAGACGGAGAAACTGACGTGTCCGGCAGCAGAGTCCAAGAAGCGGGTCCGGATGGATAGCTACACCAGCTACTGCAATGCTGTGGCAGATGCTCACCCAGCCGATGTGGATCTGCGGAAGGCAGAGATGGGGGTTGGCAACCGGAAGGGCAGCAGCGGCTCTCTGGAGGAGTGGCATGACCAGGACAAGCCAGAAGTCTCCCTCCTCTTCCAATTCCTGCAGATTCTGACTGCCTGTTTTGGATCCTTTGCTCACGGAGGAAATGATGTCAG CAATGCAATTGGTCCTTTGGTAGCCCTCTACCTGGTCTACGAGACGGGCGATGTGTCCTCCAAGGTGGCAACTCCCCTTTGGCTGTTGCTGTATGGCGGGATTGGCATCTGCATTGGCCTGTGGGTCTGGGGGAGGAGAGTCATTCAGACCATGGGGAAAGACCTGACCCCCATCACACCATCAAG TGGCTTCAGCATTGAGCTGGCATCTGCCTTGACAGTAGTCATCGCTTCCAACGTTGGACTGCCTATCAGCACAACTCACTGCAAA GTGGGCTCGGTGGTCTCCGTGGGTTGGCTGCGCTCAAAGAAGGCTGTGGACTGGCGCCTCTTCCGCAACATCTTCATGGCCTGGTTCGTCACGGTCCCCATATCAGGCCTCATCAGTGCCGCCATCATGGCCCTGTTCAAGTACCCCATCCTGGGTGTATGA